From Canis lupus familiaris isolate Mischka breed German Shepherd chromosome 16, alternate assembly UU_Cfam_GSD_1.0, whole genome shotgun sequence, one genomic window encodes:
- the LOC102151506 gene encoding NADH dehydrogenase [ubiquinone] 1 alpha subcomplex subunit 3-like has product EIPNLETKIAKRHAAFLKDVWAKEPVLVASFTIGGLAVILLTLSPFTKYATMINQAMPYNYPVPLQDDGNMPDVLQDSQGPSLEWLKEL; this is encoded by the coding sequence GAAATACCAAATTTAGAGACCAAGATAGCCAAGAGACACGCCGCCTTCCTCAAGGATGTCTGGGCCAAAGAGCCGGTGCTGGTTGCGTCCTTCACCATTGGGGGCCTCGCTGTGATTctgctcaccctcagtcccttcACCAAGTACGCCACCATGATCAACCAGGCCATGCCCTACAACTATCCAGTGCCTCTCCAAGATGATGGGAACATGCCCGATGTGCTCCAGGACTCCCAGGGTCCCAGCCTGGAGTGGCTAAAGGAATTGTGA